One Novipirellula galeiformis DNA segment encodes these proteins:
- the hemA gene encoding glutamyl-tRNA reductase yields the protein MKLQMIGCSHRDAAVEFRERISFTADQVGKALKDFRQRFPSAELVLLSTCNRVELYASSNDDSVGLDRDSVADFLAGQHQLTADEVIHHMIYRTGPEAVEHLFTVAASLDSMVLGEAQILSQVKQAYDLACNNGSTGPLTHAVFQAANRTAKRVQQETSIHRRRLSVPSVAVGEVVPEVFDSLHDKQIVVCGAGEMGEETLPYLLQAGATKITIVNRSAERAAELANRFDVQTAPWSSLTEKLIEADLLIGTTSAPEPIVDRALFESIRSKRKGRVLLILDLAVPRDFDPALGDFPNVYLYQIDDLKAACERNRREREKEYPKAQQIIADETERLILAVNHRSTGPVIRRLRENAAEIKTEELKRLKNKLEQLNVNPSVIQEIDKSFDRLTNKLLHPPLSSVRDDAAEGHQRGLLEALRHLFNLGDE from the coding sequence ATGAAATTACAAATGATTGGCTGTAGCCACCGTGACGCTGCGGTCGAATTTCGTGAACGCATTTCCTTTACCGCAGATCAAGTTGGCAAGGCGTTAAAGGATTTTCGACAACGCTTTCCCTCGGCCGAATTGGTCCTGTTAAGCACCTGCAATCGCGTTGAGTTGTATGCTTCCTCCAACGACGATTCGGTCGGATTGGATCGGGATTCTGTCGCCGACTTTCTCGCTGGCCAACATCAGTTAACCGCGGATGAAGTCATCCACCACATGATCTATCGGACCGGGCCCGAGGCGGTCGAACATCTATTTACGGTCGCAGCGAGTCTCGACAGCATGGTGCTGGGTGAAGCTCAGATTTTGTCCCAGGTCAAACAAGCCTACGACTTGGCTTGCAACAATGGTTCGACGGGCCCCTTAACGCACGCGGTCTTTCAAGCGGCCAATCGAACGGCAAAGCGAGTTCAGCAAGAGACTTCGATTCACCGCCGCCGGCTGAGCGTTCCCAGCGTGGCGGTCGGCGAGGTCGTTCCCGAAGTCTTCGATTCGCTTCATGACAAACAAATTGTGGTTTGTGGCGCGGGGGAAATGGGCGAGGAAACGCTGCCCTACCTCCTCCAAGCCGGTGCCACCAAGATCACGATTGTCAATCGAAGCGCCGAGCGGGCCGCCGAACTTGCCAACCGCTTTGACGTTCAAACGGCGCCGTGGAGTTCCTTAACTGAGAAATTGATCGAGGCCGATTTGTTGATCGGGACTACGAGCGCCCCGGAACCGATCGTCGATCGCGCCCTGTTTGAAAGCATCCGCAGCAAACGCAAAGGACGCGTGTTATTGATCTTGGATCTCGCGGTCCCACGCGATTTCGACCCCGCCCTGGGTGATTTTCCCAACGTCTATCTGTACCAGATCGACGATTTAAAAGCGGCTTGCGAGCGCAATCGACGCGAACGGGAAAAGGAATATCCCAAAGCGCAACAAATCATCGCAGACGAAACCGAACGTTTGATCCTGGCGGTGAACCATCGCTCTACCGGGCCAGTGATTCGCCGCTTACGCGAGAATGCGGCCGAGATCAAAACCGAGGAGCTTAAACGCTTGAAGAACAAGCTCGAGCAATTAAACGTCAACCCATCGGTGATTCAAGAGATCGACAAGTCGTTTGATCGGTTGACCAATAAATTGCTTCATCCGCCCCTATCGTCGGTACGCGACGATGCCGCCGAAGGACACCAGCGTGGATTGCTTGAAGCGCTACGCCACCTGTTCAATTTGGGCGACGAATAG
- the ccsA gene encoding cytochrome c biogenesis protein CcsA — MLAILSKITVTCFFASYLIVLVLELLRLLGKIPGRGLLVIVMMGLGLFTHLCYLVLKMVASAATADRGLLASWSEWSLLLALGMAICFLVFYLRRPDTVISFFFLPVILLLIGLSIAVRPMPPFSRSEAAEVWLSVHAFGMATGAGAVLIGFLAGVMYLAQSWRLKQKRAGSALRLPTLETLARLNRQCLIVSTSAVAIGVLAGVVMNLNRWGQVAWTDGGILFSFLLLVWLIVASSVEFFYAPARQGRKAIYLTLASLGFLVLAFVGVMTSSHGRDETPAAENIDAITATDRSQRHEALRS, encoded by the coding sequence ATGCTCGCTATTCTTAGCAAGATAACCGTGACCTGTTTCTTTGCGAGCTACTTGATTGTGCTCGTCTTAGAACTACTCCGTTTGCTAGGCAAGATACCTGGACGCGGCTTACTCGTCATCGTGATGATGGGGTTAGGGCTGTTCACCCATCTGTGCTACTTGGTGCTAAAGATGGTCGCTTCGGCGGCAACGGCGGATCGTGGACTGCTGGCGAGTTGGTCCGAATGGTCACTCTTATTGGCCTTGGGAATGGCCATTTGTTTTTTAGTTTTCTATCTTCGCCGCCCCGATACCGTCATCAGTTTCTTCTTTTTGCCAGTGATCTTGTTGCTGATCGGGTTATCGATTGCCGTTCGACCGATGCCCCCCTTTTCCCGTTCCGAGGCGGCGGAGGTTTGGTTGAGCGTGCATGCGTTTGGGATGGCGACCGGTGCCGGGGCGGTGCTGATTGGATTTCTCGCCGGAGTGATGTACTTGGCTCAATCGTGGCGTTTGAAACAAAAACGTGCCGGTTCCGCTTTGCGATTACCGACCCTCGAAACACTCGCTCGCTTGAACCGCCAATGCTTGATTGTCAGCACGTCCGCGGTGGCCATCGGCGTCTTGGCCGGGGTGGTGATGAATTTGAATCGTTGGGGCCAAGTGGCATGGACGGACGGGGGAATCTTGTTCAGTTTTCTACTCTTGGTCTGGTTAATCGTAGCCAGCTCGGTTGAGTTCTTCTACGCACCCGCGCGGCAAGGTCGCAAAGCGATTTACTTGACGTTGGCGAGTCTCGGTTTTCTGGTTTTGGCATTCGTTGGCGTGATGACTTCCTCGCACGGTCGCGACGAGACCCCTGCTGCTGAGAACATTGACGCGATCACCGCGACCGATCGATCGCAGCGGCATGAGGCACTGCGATCATGA